The following proteins are co-located in the Camelina sativa cultivar DH55 unplaced genomic scaffold, Cs unpScaffold00599, whole genome shotgun sequence genome:
- the LOC109131584 gene encoding uncharacterized protein LOC109131584 has translation MEAYRTAAGLHLTQTKYITDLLRKTLMAEAKPVPTPMVSSQVLTLSSGVPLSDGTQYRATVGSLQYLLLTRPDIAFAVNRLSQFMHKPTTVHWEAVKRVLRYLVGTEKKGIFFSASTPTTLHAYSDADWAGCRDDYLSTGGYLVYLGRQPVSWSSKKQSGVARSSTEAEYRALTAAASEVKWVTYLMSELGIQSPATPVLFCDNIGATYLSANPVFHSRMKHLALDYHFVREQVQAKQLRVAHISSADNLADALTKPLPRQRFDTLCHKIGLCNRRPSCGGVLV, from the coding sequence ATGGAGGCTTATCGCACAGCCGCTGGTCTCCATCTAACACAGACCAAATACATTACTGACTTGCTTCGCAAGACTCTCATGGCCGAAGCTAAGCCTGTTCCAACCCCAATGGTGTCCTCGCAGGTTCTTACTCTCTCGTCTGGTGTTCCCTTGTCTGATGGAACTCAATATCGTGCTACTGTTGGCAGCCTGCAGTATCTCTTGTTGACTCGGCCTGACATTGCTTTTGCTGTCAATCGTTTATCTCAATTTATGCACAAACCAACTACAGTGCATTGGGAGGCTGTGAAGCGAGTGTTGCGCTACTTGGTTGGGACTGAAAAAAAGGGaattttcttctctgcttccACTCCTACCACACTTCATGCGTACTCTGATGCTGACTGGGCTGGCTGTCGCGATGACTACTTATCTACTGGCGGTTATCTTGTCTACCTTGGTCGTCAGCCTGTGTCTTGGTCGTCGAAAAAGCAGAGTGGTGTTGCTCGTTCTTCTACTGAAGCGGAGTATCGGGCTCTTACTGCTGCTGCATCAGAGGTCAAGTGGGTCACCTATCTCATGTCCGAACTTGGCATTCAGTCACCTGCTACACCGGTTCTGTTTTGTGACAACATTGGTGCCACTTACCTCTCTGCGAATCCCGTGTTTCATTCTCGCATGAAGCATTTGGCTCTTGATTATCATTTCGTACGTGAGCAAGTTCAAGCCAAGCAACTGCGCGTTGCTCACATTAGTTCTGCAGACAACCTCGCGGATGCATTAACAAAGCCTCTGCCTCGTCAGCGCTTTGACACTCTATGTCACAAGATTGGACTCTGCAACCGACGTCCATCTTGCGGGGGCGTATTAGTATAG